A window from Malania oleifera isolate guangnan ecotype guangnan chromosome 7, ASM2987363v1, whole genome shotgun sequence encodes these proteins:
- the LOC131159491 gene encoding CBBY-like protein isoform X2 yields MASATLISPPFAASSSSSSYSTSFPIAKTPIFTSSPHHHETALSSSLFCQRICILGARTKTRSPMIAGRRRSGVICSASSGLPPALLFDCDGVLVDTEKDGHRVSFNDTFAQRELGVTWGVDLYGELLKIGGGKERLTFTLTTRGWPEMLQVMRVKDNILASRNGFTTQKTELFMALIEKKLLPLRPGVAKLIDQALAKGVKVAVCSTSNEKAVFRSRNCFNALWPERRRRSDFAGDVVARKKPDPAIYLLAASTLGVEPSSCVVVEDSAIGLAAAKAAEMKCIVTKSGYTADEDFLNADAVFDCIGDPPEERFDLAFCGSLLERQYVS; encoded by the exons ATGGCGTCGGCGACTCTTATCTCTCCTCCATTTGCTGCATCATCGTCGTCATCATCTTATTCAACTTCCTTCCCGATCGCAAAGACACCCATTTTTACTTCCAGCCCTCACCACCACGAAACTGCCTTATCTTCTTCCCTATTCTGCCAAAGAATATGTATACTTGGTGCACGAACAAAGACGAGATCACCGATGATCGCCGGAAGACGTCGCTCCGGCGTCATTTGCTCGGCTTCTTCTGGTCTTCCGCCGGCTCTCCTCTTTGATTGCGACGGCGTTCTCGTCGATACGGAGAAGGACGGCCACCGGGTTTCCTTCAACGACACCTTCGCTCAA AGAGAATTGGGTGTTACCTGGGGTGTGGATTTGTATGGTGAGTTGCTTAAGATTGGAGGAGGAAAAGAAAG ACTGACCTTCACTTTAACAACACGGGGATGGCCTGAAATGCTCCAAGTGATGAGAGTCAAAGACAATATTCTAGCCTCGAGAAACGGCTTCACCACGCAAAAGACAGAATTGTTTATGGCTCTTATTGAGAAAAAGTTGCTCCCTCTTCGGCCTGGTGTTGCAAA GTTGATTGATCAGGCTTTGGCAAAAGGTGTAAAGGTTGCTGTGTGTAGCACATCTAATGAGAAGGCGGTAT TCCGCTCTCGCAATTGTTTCAATGCTTTATGGCCTGAACGGAGAAGAAGATCAGATTTTGCAGGTGATGTCGTCGCTCGTAAAAAGCCCGATCCG GCCATTTATCTTCTAGCTGCCAGCACTCTGGGTGTTGAACCTTCAAG TTGTGTTGTGGTAGAGGACAGTGCCATAGGCCTTGCTGCTGCCAAAGCTGCTGAAATGAAATGTATAGTCACAAAGAGTGG GTATACAGCCGATGAGGACTTCTTAAATGCTGATGCAGTTTTTGACTGCATTGGGGATCCTCCAGAGGAACGGTTTGATTTGGCATTCTGTGGAAGCCTTCTTGAGAGGCAATATGTTAGCTag
- the LOC131159491 gene encoding CBBY-like protein isoform X1, translating to MASATLISPPFAASSSSSSYSTSFPIAKTPIFTSSPHHHETALSSSLFCQRICILGARTKTRSPMIAGRRRSGVICSASSGLPPALLFDCDGVLVDTEKDGHRVSFNDTFAQRELGVTWGVDLYGELLKIGGGKERLTFTLTTRGWPEMLQVMRVKDNILASRNGFTTQKTELFMALIEKKLLPLRPGVAKLIDQALAKGVKVAVCSTSNEKASALAIVSMLYGLNGEEDQILQVMSSLVKSPIRYTADEDFLNADAVFDCIGDPPEERFDLAFCGSLLERQYVS from the exons ATGGCGTCGGCGACTCTTATCTCTCCTCCATTTGCTGCATCATCGTCGTCATCATCTTATTCAACTTCCTTCCCGATCGCAAAGACACCCATTTTTACTTCCAGCCCTCACCACCACGAAACTGCCTTATCTTCTTCCCTATTCTGCCAAAGAATATGTATACTTGGTGCACGAACAAAGACGAGATCACCGATGATCGCCGGAAGACGTCGCTCCGGCGTCATTTGCTCGGCTTCTTCTGGTCTTCCGCCGGCTCTCCTCTTTGATTGCGACGGCGTTCTCGTCGATACGGAGAAGGACGGCCACCGGGTTTCCTTCAACGACACCTTCGCTCAA AGAGAATTGGGTGTTACCTGGGGTGTGGATTTGTATGGTGAGTTGCTTAAGATTGGAGGAGGAAAAGAAAG ACTGACCTTCACTTTAACAACACGGGGATGGCCTGAAATGCTCCAAGTGATGAGAGTCAAAGACAATATTCTAGCCTCGAGAAACGGCTTCACCACGCAAAAGACAGAATTGTTTATGGCTCTTATTGAGAAAAAGTTGCTCCCTCTTCGGCCTGGTGTTGCAAA GTTGATTGATCAGGCTTTGGCAAAAGGTGTAAAGGTTGCTGTGTGTAGCACATCTAATGAGAAGGCG TCCGCTCTCGCAATTGTTTCAATGCTTTATGGCCTGAACGGAGAAGAAGATCAGATTTTGCAGGTGATGTCGTCGCTCGTAAAAAGCCCGATCCG GTATACAGCCGATGAGGACTTCTTAAATGCTGATGCAGTTTTTGACTGCATTGGGGATCCTCCAGAGGAACGGTTTGATTTGGCATTCTGTGGAAGCCTTCTTGAGAGGCAATATGTTAGCTag